The Caulifigura coniformis genome includes a region encoding these proteins:
- a CDS encoding DUF2314 domain-containing protein, which translates to MSDSEPSRVFWFKNDAPEMQQAYANARKTFRYFWRELSWERRRIVPALDLACVKAPFSDSDVEDAEVEHMWLSEIDFDGRTVRGVLLNSPNELKSVSEGDSVRIPLTNITDWMYAINGEVFGAYTVNLMRSRMKPRERKEHDAAWGLDFGDPDSIRIAPEPKKAGFLKSLFGGKPPADTDEHPMSAGMAEELKKQIAKDPSFVSTKDDKGWTLLHDEALAGNLATVKVLLEAGADRNVVAKNGMTPLKLAKSLGWDKVAALLK; encoded by the coding sequence ATGAGCGACTCCGAACCCTCCAGAGTCTTCTGGTTCAAGAACGACGCCCCAGAGATGCAGCAGGCGTACGCGAACGCCCGCAAGACCTTCCGCTACTTCTGGCGAGAGCTCTCCTGGGAACGCCGACGAATCGTCCCCGCCCTCGATCTCGCCTGCGTCAAAGCCCCCTTCTCCGACAGCGACGTCGAGGATGCCGAAGTCGAGCATATGTGGCTCTCCGAAATCGATTTCGATGGCCGCACCGTCCGCGGCGTCCTGCTGAACAGTCCCAATGAACTCAAGTCCGTCAGCGAGGGCGACTCCGTTCGCATCCCGCTGACCAACATCACCGACTGGATGTACGCGATCAACGGCGAGGTCTTCGGCGCGTACACGGTCAACCTCATGCGTTCCCGGATGAAGCCCCGCGAACGCAAAGAACATGACGCCGCCTGGGGCCTCGACTTCGGCGACCCCGATTCCATCCGCATCGCTCCCGAACCGAAGAAAGCCGGCTTCCTGAAGAGCCTCTTCGGAGGCAAGCCGCCGGCCGACACGGACGAGCATCCGATGAGCGCGGGCATGGCCGAAGAACTGAAGAAGCAGATCGCGAAAGATCCGTCCTTCGTCTCCACCAAAGATGACAAGGGCTGGACGCTGCTGCACGACGAGGCCCTCGCAGGGAACCTCGCGACGGTCAAGGTCCTGCTCGAAGCCGGCGCCGACAGGAATGTGGTGGCGAAGAACGGAATGACGCCGCTCAAACTCGCCAAATCCCTCGGCTGGGACAAAGTCGCCGCGCTTCTCAAATGA